The DNA window CGCGCGCACGCTGCTCGTGCCCGGCGCCGTGCTGACGAGCCTCGCGCTGTGGTCGACGCTGTTCTTCAGCGCGACGAGCTCGCTGTGGCTGGTGCTGGCGTTCCACCTGATGCTGAGCGTGGGCCTGGCGTTCGTGTTCACGCCGCTGTTCACCTCGGGCCTCGCGGCGGTCGAGCCGAAGCTGTACTCGTACGGCTCGGCGATCTTCGCCACGATCCAGCAGCTCGCCGGCGCCGCCGGCGTGGCGCTGCTGGTGACCGTGCTGAGCCTGGCCGCGGCCGGGCTGGCCCGGACGGGCTCGTCGGAGGTCGAGGCGACCGCGGGTGGCGTGCACTCGGCGTTCCTCGTAGCTGCGATCCTGTCGGTGTTCGCGATCGTCGGGGCCGCTTTGATCCCCACGGCGAAGAAGGAGGGATAGCGCATGTGCCGGAACATCACCGTGCTTCGTGGCCTCGAGCCGTCGGCGACGCCTCAGGAGGTCCAGGCCGCCGCGACGCAGTACGTGCGGAAGGTCAGCGGGGTGGCGACCGTGACCGACTCGACGCGTGAGGCGTTCGACGAGGCGGTCGCCGCGGTCACCGAGGCGACGACCAAGCTGCTCGCCTCGCTGCCTCCGCGCCGCAACCCGCCGACCACGGTGCCGCCGCTGCGCCGGCCCGAGGTCCAGGCCCGCATCGCCGCCCGTTCCGCCCTGCGCCGTCCCTAGCGGGCTGTTGGTGCTGGCCGCCGTCGCGATCCGACTGGCGGCCAGCACCAACCACCGAGTGGGTCAGTTGCTCTTACGCATCGCCCGCATGCCGACCGCCAGGCCGAGCACCGCGATCGCGCCCGCCGCGAGTGCACCCGCACCGATCGTCGAGGCGTCGAACAAGCCGTTGAACAAGGCGCGTTCGGCGTTCACGACGTACGTCAACGGGTTGAACCTCGACATCGTCTGCAGCCAGCCCGGACCGTTGTCGATCGGCAGCATCATCCCCGCCAGCAGCAACAACGGGAACAGCAGCGTCTGCTGCACGGCCCAGAACAGCCACTCCTGGTTCTTCGCCGCGAGCGCCAGCGTGTACGACAACGCGCCGAGGCCGACGCAGAACACCGCGAGCATGACCAGCCCGATCAGCACGCCGAACGGGTTAGCGCGGAACCCGAACGGCAGCGTCACGAGCACGATGATCAGTGCCTGCACGAACATCGGCACGATCTCCTTGAGCGCCCGCCCGACGATCAGCGACGACCTGCGCAGTGGCGAGACGAGCATCCGTTCGTGCGCGCCGGTCATCATCTCGAAGAGCAGGTTGGAGCCGGTCGCGGACGTTCCGAACAGGCACGACATCACCACGATGCCGGGCACGAACCACTGCAGCGCGCTCGCCCCGGCGATCCCGTCCGGAAGCAGGGGAGTGAACAGGGCAAGGAAGAACAGCGGCTGCACCATCGTGAAGATGACCGAGAACGGGTCGCGCAGCACCGGCTTCAGCTCGCGGTTGAAGACGGTCGCGGTGTCGGTGACGAACGTCGTACTGCTCATGCCTTCTGCTCCTGTTCTTCGGTCGCCGCGGTGGTGTCTTCGCGCAGGCTTCGCCCCGTGAGGTTGAGGAAAACGTCGTCGAGAGTGGGTCGCGCCACCTCGACGCTCGCGACCGGCAGGCCGCCCTCGTCGAGGGAACGCAGCAGCTTCGGCGCCAGCGCCGCACCGCCGTCGGCGACGACCGTGACCACGGCCTCGTTCTGGGTGACCTGCGCGCCGTCGATCCCGATCCGGCCGAGCGCGTGCCGCGCGTCCTCGGCGTGGTCGAACGTCAGGGTGATCTTGTCGCCGGCGAACTCCGACTTGAGCCGCGTCGGGGTGTTGTCCGCGATGACCTTGCCGTGGTCGATGACGATCACGCGCTCGGCCAGCTGGTCGGCTTCCTCGAGGTAGTGCGTGGTGAGCACGATCGTCGTCCCGTGCTCGGAGCGGAGCTTCTTGATGTGGTCCTGCAGGTTGGCCCTGTTCTGCGGATCGAGGCCGGTCGACGGCTCGTCGAGGAACAGCAGCCCGGGGGTGTGGATGAGGCCCATCGCGATGTCGAGCCGCCGTCGTTGGCCGCCGGACAGCGACGAGACCACGCGGTCGGCGACGTTCTCCAGGTCGAGCGAGGCGACCAGCTCGTTCGCCCGCGCCTTCGCGGC is part of the Tenggerimyces flavus genome and encodes:
- a CDS encoding DUF2277 domain-containing protein, which translates into the protein MCRNITVLRGLEPSATPQEVQAAATQYVRKVSGVATVTDSTREAFDEAVAAVTEATTKLLASLPPRRNPPTTVPPLRRPEVQARIAARSALRRP
- a CDS encoding ABC transporter permease; amino-acid sequence: MSSTTFVTDTATVFNRELKPVLRDPFSVIFTMVQPLFFLALFTPLLPDGIAGASALQWFVPGIVVMSCLFGTSATGSNLLFEMMTGAHERMLVSPLRRSSLIVGRALKEIVPMFVQALIIVLVTLPFGFRANPFGVLIGLVMLAVFCVGLGALSYTLALAAKNQEWLFWAVQQTLLFPLLLLAGMMLPIDNGPGWLQTMSRFNPLTYVVNAERALFNGLFDASTIGAGALAAGAIAVLGLAVGMRAMRKSN
- a CDS encoding ATP-binding cassette domain-containing protein, yielding MTTTMIHTVGLTRHFTVKKETVEAVRDLDLHVETGELVALLGPNGAGKSTTLRMLTTLIPPTSGTAEVAGLDVAQDPRGVRSRIGYIGQGNGAGHSQRGRDELYSQGRAYGMNRAAAKARANELVASLDLENVADRVVSSLSGGQRRRLDIAMGLIHTPGLLFLDEPSTGLDPQNRANLQDHIKKLRSEHGTTIVLTTHYLEEADQLAERVIVIDHGKVIADNTPTRLKSEFAGDKITLTFDHAEDARHALGRIGIDGAQVTQNEAVVTVVADGGAALAPKLLRSLDEGGLPVASVEVARPTLDDVFLNLTGRSLREDTTAATEEQEQKA